From Panthera uncia isolate 11264 chromosome E1, Puncia_PCG_1.0, whole genome shotgun sequence, one genomic window encodes:
- the MRPL12 gene encoding 39S ribosomal protein L12, mitochondrial isoform X1, translated as MLPAAARPFWGPCLRRQGAALRLARQQVPRVCAVRLMRCSSPRMGEALAGAPLDNAPKEYPPKIQQLVQDIASLTLLEISDLNELLKKTLKIQDVGLMPMGGTVPGAAPAAAAAEVSPGQGPVPKGPRLASCHMARRPDFSHCPLSWPCISQRALQTCVCWLWVPLQPCQGCAGPCPRGDHVFAGGIDNESKEKKMFVE; from the exons ATGCTGCCGGCGGCCGCTCGCCCCTTTTGGGGGCCGTGTCTCAGACGTCAGGGCGCTGCGCTCCGTCTCGCCAG GCAACAGGTGCCCCGCGTCTGCGCTGTGCGGCTGATGAGATGCAGCAGCCCTCGAATGGGGGAGGCCCTCGCCGGCGCACCCCTGGATAACGCCCCCAAGGAGTATCCCCCCAAGATCCAGCAGCTGGTCCAGGACATCGCCAGCCTCACGCTCTTGGAGATCTCAGATCTCAACGAGCTTCTGAAG aAAACCCTGAAGATCCAGGATGTTGGACTCATGCCAATGggtggcacagtgcctggtgctgCCCCTGCTGCAGCAGCCGCAGAGGTGAGCCCAGGCCAGGGTCCTGTGCCGAAAGGCCCCCGTCTTGCCTCGTGTCACATGGCCCGACGCCCAGATTTCTCCCATTGTCCCTTGTCTTGGCCCTGCATCAGTCAGCGCGCCCTGCAGACCTGTGTGTGCTGGCTGTGGGTTCCCCTGCAGCCCTGCCAAGGGTGTGCGGGTCCCTGCCCGCGCGGAGACCATGTTTTCGCGGGGGGAATTGACAATGagtcaaaggagaagaaaatgtttgttgaatag
- the MRPL12 gene encoding 39S ribosomal protein L12, mitochondrial isoform X2 yields the protein MLPAAARPFWGPCLRRQGAALRLARQQVPRVCAVRLMRCSSPRMGEALAGAPLDNAPKEYPPKIQQLVQDIASLTLLEISDLNELLKKTLKIQDVGLMPMGGTVPGAAPAAAAAEGAEEDIPRQKERTHFTVRLTEAKPVDKVRLIKEIKNYIQGINLVQAKKLVESLPQEIKANVSKAEAEKIKAALEAVGGTVVLE from the exons ATGCTGCCGGCGGCCGCTCGCCCCTTTTGGGGGCCGTGTCTCAGACGTCAGGGCGCTGCGCTCCGTCTCGCCAG GCAACAGGTGCCCCGCGTCTGCGCTGTGCGGCTGATGAGATGCAGCAGCCCTCGAATGGGGGAGGCCCTCGCCGGCGCACCCCTGGATAACGCCCCCAAGGAGTATCCCCCCAAGATCCAGCAGCTGGTCCAGGACATCGCCAGCCTCACGCTCTTGGAGATCTCAGATCTCAACGAGCTTCTGAAG aAAACCCTGAAGATCCAGGATGTTGGACTCATGCCAATGggtggcacagtgcctggtgctgCCCCTGCTGCAGCAGCCGCAGAG ggggcagaggaagacatCCCCAGACAGAAAGAGCGGACGCATTTCACCGTCCGCCTGACAGAGGCAAAGCCCGTGGACAAAGTGAGGCTGATCAAAGAAATCAAGAACTACATCCAGGGCATAAACCTCGTCCAG GCAAAGAAGCTGGTGGAGTCCCTGCCCCAGGAGATCAAAGCCAATGTCTCCAAGGCCGAGGCGGAGAAGATCAAGGCAGCCCTGGAGGCGGTGGGCGGCACCGTGGTTCTAGAATAG